AGACGGTCTGGAACACGGGGTGCACGAGCTGGTACCTGAAAGACACAAAGGACGGCAAGAAGTGGAACGGCTCGACGTGGCCCTACTCCCAGGCCTACTTCTGGTACCGCTGCCTGTTTCCCAACTTTGCGGACCTGAAGATCAGTGTAAGTGTGCccctgtgtgtgtgtgtgtgattattgtttttttgttttttgttttgtttttatGTCGTTGATTCGCCCCCCGGGTAACTGACAATGACAACTTCCTAGGGACCGACACACCGAGGGCGAAGAAAGGGGCCGTGGCGAAAGGTTGCGTTGGCGGCGTTCGTGGGATATATCCTGTCTCTCCTCTTCGGGCTCGCTCGCAACCCGCTGGCTGGCAACCGCTACTGGCAGCAACTGAGAGCAGTGTTGCAGATACTGCGGAGCAGACTGTTCGTCGAGCTCCAGAGGCTGAAGTCGTGAGTCGAGGGGCGGTTGTTGTGTATATAGATGCAGTGAGGCATCAAGTGGCAACATATGCCTGGAGTCGCGGGCGCAAATAAAGGGACTGGCCAGTTCCGCGTAAACAGGGCCTCCTCTCCAGTCTGGCAGAACTGGCGGAACCCTCAACCAGCCCGTCTAGTTGATCATAGGGGCAACGGTGGCTAGCGGCCCGTCTTAGCGTTGGCTTCCTCCTTTACCTAGGCAGGTAAAAGTTAGATATCACCTTAACTAACATTGGAGCCACATTGTCGACTATCTATATTCGGGTCTTGGATTAACAATACTGCTGACTCTCCTCACGTAGCTTCAACACCTCAATGTTCATCGTCTCTGCCTTGCTATACATTCCCTGAGCCTGGTATGTTTTTGCAAGCTCAGACATAACCCTAATCGTGTCAGGGTGCTTTGCCCCAAGAACCTCCTTCCGCAATCCTAGCCCCTCCTCATAGAACCTTTCTGCTTCATTATGCTTCCCCTGAGCTTGATATGATCTTGCAAGCTCAATCAAGCTCTTAATGGTGTCAGGGTGCTTTGCCCAAAGAACCTCCTTCCGCAGTCCTAACACTTCCTTATGAATCTTTTCTGCCTCGCTGTGCTTCCCCTGTTTGGTGTACGTTGCTGCAAGATGAGCCATGGCCCAGATCGTGCTAGCATGCCTCATTCCAAACACCTCCTGGCGTAGCTCCAGCGCTTCAATCTTCATCTCCTCTGCTTCAGCATACTTTCCCTGTGTTTCATACGTTGTTGCTAGCTCAATCAAGCTCTTAATAGTGTCAGGGTGCTTTGCCCGAAGAACCTCCTTCCGCAGTCCTAACACTTCCTTATACATCTTTTCTGCCTCGCTGTGCTTCCCCTGGCTGCTATACGCTGCTGCAAGATGAGCCATGGCCCAGATCGTGCTAGCATGCCTCATTCCAAACACCTCCCGGCGTAGCTTCAGTGCTTCATTCTTCATCTCCACTGCTTCAGCATGCTTTCCACGAGCTTGGTACGTTGCTGCTAGCTCAATCATGCTCCCAATTGTATCAGGGTGCTTTACTCCCAGAACCACCTTGCGTAGTTTTAACACTTCTGTATAGGTCTCTTCTGCCTTGCGATACTTACCTTGGCTGCTGTATGTTGAGGCAAGACAAATCATTTCCCGGATCGTTTCAGGGTGCCTTTTGGCAACAGCCTCCCGGTGTAGCTCCGAAGACGTGACCAACGGTGGGACAGTACGTAAAAGCTCCTTGGCGCATGCTGCTGCAGTTGCTGCAGCGTATGACTGCCACTGATCGTTCTTGTGCGCGTCTGCATAGTTGCAGATGCCGCGAATGACGATGCAAGGGAAGTTGTTCATCAGGCCGGCTGCCTCCATCTCAAAGCACAAGACGCCCCCGAGCTCCTGGCTGTATCTG
The genomic region above belongs to Colletotrichum higginsianum IMI 349063 chromosome 2, whole genome shotgun sequence and contains:
- a CDS encoding Phosphorylase superfamily protein; translated protein: MPKSVPAPDFTIGWVCALPIELAAAVEMMDEEFDELPSQPTGSNIYSFGRIGSHNVVAASLPAGRKGMIQAAAVASHMRTSFPSLRFGVLVGIGGGVPVEQKIDIRLGDVVFSQPTGQHGGVIQYDFGKTGANGDISRTGSLNAPPEVLLNALAKLQVNSLRHKTQVRSYLSKLSAKPNFASPGPDKDILYRASSQHVTGATCAKCNPEDILHRDARTTTDPVLFFGNIASGNQVMKDGPTRDRYSQELGGVLCFEMEAAGLMNNFPCIVIRGICNYADAHKNDQWQSYAAATAAACAKELLRTVPPLVTSSELHREAVAKRHPETIREMICLASTYSSQEVLKLRKVVLGVKHPDTIGSMIELAATYQARGKHAEAVEMKNEALKLRREVFGMRHASTIWAMAHLAAAYSSQGKHSEAEKMYKEVLGLRKEVLRAKHPDTIKSLIELATTYETQGKYAEAEEMKIEALELRQEVFGMRHASTIWAMAHLAATYTKQGKHSEAEKIHKEVLGLRKEVLWAKHPDTIKSLIELARSYQAQGKHNEAERFYEEGLGLRKEVLGAKHPDTIRVMSELAKTYQAQGMYSKAETMNIEVLKLREESQQYC